The Rhinopithecus roxellana isolate Shanxi Qingling chromosome 14, ASM756505v1, whole genome shotgun sequence genome includes a window with the following:
- the SLC11A1 gene encoding natural resistance-associated macrophage protein 1 isoform X4, which translates to MTGDKGPQRLSRSSYGSISSPTSPGPQQVPPRETYLSEKIPIPDTKPGTFSLRKLWAFTGPGFLMSIAFLDPGNIESDLQAGAVAGFKLLWVLLWATVLGLLCQRLAARLGVVTGKDLGEVCHLYYPKVPRTLLWLTIELAIVGSDMQEVIGTAIAFNLLSAGRIPLWGGVLITIVDTFFFLFLDNYGLRKLEAFFGLLITIMALTFGYEYVVARPEQGALLRGLLLPSCPGCGHPELLQAVGIVGAIIMPHNIYLHSALVKSREIDRARRVDIREANMYFLIEATIALSVSFIINLFVMAVFGQAFYQQTNQAAFNICANSSLHDYAKIFPMNNATVAVDIYQGGVILGCLFGPAALYIWAIGLLAAGQSSTMTGTYAGQFVMESCLLPTKELTPTPGIPQAAVVTLRPRPPHPLLCHPAHRACGCLPGPERLVGPQ; encoded by the exons ATGACAG GTGACAAGGGTCCCCAAAGGCTGAGCAGGTCCAGCTATGGCTCCATCTCCAGCCCAACCAGCCCAGGGCCACAGCAAGTGCCTCCCAGGGAGACCTACCTGAGTGAGAAGATCCCCATCCCAGACACAAAACCG GGCACCTTCAGCCTGCGGAAGCTATGGGCCTTCACTGGTCCTGGTTTCCTCATGAGCATTGCTTTCCTGGACCCAGGAAACATCGAGTCAGATCTTCAGGCTGGCGCCGTGGCGGGATTCAAA CTTCTCTGGGTGCTGCTCTGGGCCACGGTGTTGGGCTTGCTCTGCCAGCGACTGGCTGCACgtctgggcgtggtgacaggcaagGACTTGGGTGAAGTCTGCCATCTCTACTACCCTAAG GTGCCCCGCACACTCCTCTGGCTGACCATCGAACTGGCCATTGTGGGCTCCGACATGCAGGAAGTCATCGGCACGGCCATTGCATTCAATCTGCTCTCAGCTGGACG AATCCCACTCTGGGGTGGCGTCCTCATCACCATCGTGGAcaccttcttcttcctcttcctcgaTAACTATG GGTTGCGGAAGCTGGAAGCTTTTTTTGGACTCCTTATAACCATTATGGCCTTGACCTTTGGCTACGAG TATGTGGTGGCGCGTCCTGAGCAGGGAGCGCTTCTTCGGGGCCTGCTCCTGCCCTCGTGCCCGGGCTGCGGCCACCCCGAGCTGCTGCAGGCGGTGGGCATTGTTGGCGCCATCATCATGCCCCACAACATCTACCTGCACTCGGCCCTGGTCAAG TCTCGAGAGATAGACCGAGCCCGCCGAGTGGACATCAGAGAAGCCAACATGTACTTCCTGATAGAGGCCACCATCGCCCTGTCTGTCTCCTTTATCATCAACCTCTTTGTCATGGCTGTCTTTGGGCAGGCCTTCTACCAGCAAACCAACCAGGCTGCG TTCAACATCTGTGCCAACAGCAGCCTCCACGACTACGCCAAGATCTTCCCCATGAACAACGCCACTGTGGCCGTGGACATCTACCAGGGG GGCGTGATTCTGGGCTGCCTGTTCGGCCCCGCGGCCCTCTACATCTGGGCCATAGGTCTCCTGGCGGCCGGGCAGAGCTCCACCATGACGGGCACCTACGCGGGACAGTTCGTgatggag TCCTGTCTACTCCCCACCAAGGagctcacccccaccccagggatTCCTCAGGCTGCGGTGGTCACGCTTCGCCCGCGTCCTCCTCACCCGCTCCTGTGCCATCCTGCCCACCGTGCTTGTGGCTGTCTTCCGGGACCTGAGCGACTTGTCGGGCCTCAATGA
- the SLC11A1 gene encoding natural resistance-associated macrophage protein 1 isoform X2, which produces MTGDKGPQRLSRSSYGSISSPTSPGPQQVPPRETYLSEKIPIPDTKPLLWVLLWATVLGLLCQRLAARLGVVTGKDLGEVCHLYYPKVPRTLLWLTIELAIVGSDMQEVIGTAIAFNLLSAGRIPLWGGVLITIVDTFFFLFLDNYGLRKLEAFFGLLITIMALTFGYEYVVARPEQGALLRGLLLPSCPGCGHPELLQAVGIVGAIIMPHNIYLHSALVKSREIDRARRVDIREANMYFLIEATIALSVSFIINLFVMAVFGQAFYQQTNQAAFNICANSSLHDYAKIFPMNNATVAVDIYQGGVILGCLFGPAALYIWAIGLLAAGQSSTMTGTYAGQFVMEGFLRLRWSRFARVLLTRSCAILPTVLVAVFRDLSDLSGLNDLLNVLQSLLLPFAVLPILTFTSMPALMQDFANGPLSKVVTSCIMALVCAINLYFVVSYLPSLPHPAYFGLAALLAAAYLGLSTYLVWTCCLAHGATFLAHSSHHHFLYGLLEEDQKGETSG; this is translated from the exons ATGACAG GTGACAAGGGTCCCCAAAGGCTGAGCAGGTCCAGCTATGGCTCCATCTCCAGCCCAACCAGCCCAGGGCCACAGCAAGTGCCTCCCAGGGAGACCTACCTGAGTGAGAAGATCCCCATCCCAGACACAAAACCG CTTCTCTGGGTGCTGCTCTGGGCCACGGTGTTGGGCTTGCTCTGCCAGCGACTGGCTGCACgtctgggcgtggtgacaggcaagGACTTGGGTGAAGTCTGCCATCTCTACTACCCTAAG GTGCCCCGCACACTCCTCTGGCTGACCATCGAACTGGCCATTGTGGGCTCCGACATGCAGGAAGTCATCGGCACGGCCATTGCATTCAATCTGCTCTCAGCTGGACG AATCCCACTCTGGGGTGGCGTCCTCATCACCATCGTGGAcaccttcttcttcctcttcctcgaTAACTATG GGTTGCGGAAGCTGGAAGCTTTTTTTGGACTCCTTATAACCATTATGGCCTTGACCTTTGGCTACGAG TATGTGGTGGCGCGTCCTGAGCAGGGAGCGCTTCTTCGGGGCCTGCTCCTGCCCTCGTGCCCGGGCTGCGGCCACCCCGAGCTGCTGCAGGCGGTGGGCATTGTTGGCGCCATCATCATGCCCCACAACATCTACCTGCACTCGGCCCTGGTCAAG TCTCGAGAGATAGACCGAGCCCGCCGAGTGGACATCAGAGAAGCCAACATGTACTTCCTGATAGAGGCCACCATCGCCCTGTCTGTCTCCTTTATCATCAACCTCTTTGTCATGGCTGTCTTTGGGCAGGCCTTCTACCAGCAAACCAACCAGGCTGCG TTCAACATCTGTGCCAACAGCAGCCTCCACGACTACGCCAAGATCTTCCCCATGAACAACGCCACTGTGGCCGTGGACATCTACCAGGGG GGCGTGATTCTGGGCTGCCTGTTCGGCCCCGCGGCCCTCTACATCTGGGCCATAGGTCTCCTGGCGGCCGGGCAGAGCTCCACCATGACGGGCACCTACGCGGGACAGTTCGTgatggag ggatTCCTCAGGCTGCGGTGGTCACGCTTCGCCCGCGTCCTCCTCACCCGCTCCTGTGCCATCCTGCCCACCGTGCTTGTGGCTGTCTTCCGGGACCTGAGCGACTTGTCGGGCCTCAATGATCTGCTCAACGTGCTGCAGAGCCTGCTG CTTCCATTCGCTGTGCTGCCCATCCTCACGTTCACCAGCATGCCCGCCCTCATGCAGGATTTTGCCAATGGCCC GCTGAGCAAGGTCGTCACCTCCTGCATCATGGCACTAGTCTGTGCCATCAACCTCTACTTCGTGGTCAGCTACCTGCCCAGTCTGCCCCACCCTGCCTACTTCGGCCTTGCAGCCCTGCTGGCCGCAGCCTACCTGGGTCTCAGCACCTACCTG GTCTGGACCTGTTGCCTTGCCCATGGAGCCACCTTTCTGGCCCACAGCTCCCACCACCACTTCCTGTATGGGCTCCTTGAAGAGGATCAGAAAGGGGAGACCTCTGGCTAG
- the SLC11A1 gene encoding natural resistance-associated macrophage protein 1 isoform X1, translated as MTGDKGPQRLSRSSYGSISSPTSPGPQQVPPRETYLSEKIPIPDTKPGTFSLRKLWAFTGPGFLMSIAFLDPGNIESDLQAGAVAGFKLLWVLLWATVLGLLCQRLAARLGVVTGKDLGEVCHLYYPKVPRTLLWLTIELAIVGSDMQEVIGTAIAFNLLSAGRIPLWGGVLITIVDTFFFLFLDNYGLRKLEAFFGLLITIMALTFGYEYVVARPEQGALLRGLLLPSCPGCGHPELLQAVGIVGAIIMPHNIYLHSALVKSREIDRARRVDIREANMYFLIEATIALSVSFIINLFVMAVFGQAFYQQTNQAAFNICANSSLHDYAKIFPMNNATVAVDIYQGGVILGCLFGPAALYIWAIGLLAAGQSSTMTGTYAGQFVMEGFLRLRWSRFARVLLTRSCAILPTVLVAVFRDLSDLSGLNDLLNVLQSLLLPFAVLPILTFTSMPALMQDFANGPLSKVVTSCIMALVCAINLYFVVSYLPSLPHPAYFGLAALLAAAYLGLSTYLVWTCCLAHGATFLAHSSHHHFLYGLLEEDQKGETSG; from the exons ATGACAG GTGACAAGGGTCCCCAAAGGCTGAGCAGGTCCAGCTATGGCTCCATCTCCAGCCCAACCAGCCCAGGGCCACAGCAAGTGCCTCCCAGGGAGACCTACCTGAGTGAGAAGATCCCCATCCCAGACACAAAACCG GGCACCTTCAGCCTGCGGAAGCTATGGGCCTTCACTGGTCCTGGTTTCCTCATGAGCATTGCTTTCCTGGACCCAGGAAACATCGAGTCAGATCTTCAGGCTGGCGCCGTGGCGGGATTCAAA CTTCTCTGGGTGCTGCTCTGGGCCACGGTGTTGGGCTTGCTCTGCCAGCGACTGGCTGCACgtctgggcgtggtgacaggcaagGACTTGGGTGAAGTCTGCCATCTCTACTACCCTAAG GTGCCCCGCACACTCCTCTGGCTGACCATCGAACTGGCCATTGTGGGCTCCGACATGCAGGAAGTCATCGGCACGGCCATTGCATTCAATCTGCTCTCAGCTGGACG AATCCCACTCTGGGGTGGCGTCCTCATCACCATCGTGGAcaccttcttcttcctcttcctcgaTAACTATG GGTTGCGGAAGCTGGAAGCTTTTTTTGGACTCCTTATAACCATTATGGCCTTGACCTTTGGCTACGAG TATGTGGTGGCGCGTCCTGAGCAGGGAGCGCTTCTTCGGGGCCTGCTCCTGCCCTCGTGCCCGGGCTGCGGCCACCCCGAGCTGCTGCAGGCGGTGGGCATTGTTGGCGCCATCATCATGCCCCACAACATCTACCTGCACTCGGCCCTGGTCAAG TCTCGAGAGATAGACCGAGCCCGCCGAGTGGACATCAGAGAAGCCAACATGTACTTCCTGATAGAGGCCACCATCGCCCTGTCTGTCTCCTTTATCATCAACCTCTTTGTCATGGCTGTCTTTGGGCAGGCCTTCTACCAGCAAACCAACCAGGCTGCG TTCAACATCTGTGCCAACAGCAGCCTCCACGACTACGCCAAGATCTTCCCCATGAACAACGCCACTGTGGCCGTGGACATCTACCAGGGG GGCGTGATTCTGGGCTGCCTGTTCGGCCCCGCGGCCCTCTACATCTGGGCCATAGGTCTCCTGGCGGCCGGGCAGAGCTCCACCATGACGGGCACCTACGCGGGACAGTTCGTgatggag ggatTCCTCAGGCTGCGGTGGTCACGCTTCGCCCGCGTCCTCCTCACCCGCTCCTGTGCCATCCTGCCCACCGTGCTTGTGGCTGTCTTCCGGGACCTGAGCGACTTGTCGGGCCTCAATGATCTGCTCAACGTGCTGCAGAGCCTGCTG CTTCCATTCGCTGTGCTGCCCATCCTCACGTTCACCAGCATGCCCGCCCTCATGCAGGATTTTGCCAATGGCCC GCTGAGCAAGGTCGTCACCTCCTGCATCATGGCACTAGTCTGTGCCATCAACCTCTACTTCGTGGTCAGCTACCTGCCCAGTCTGCCCCACCCTGCCTACTTCGGCCTTGCAGCCCTGCTGGCCGCAGCCTACCTGGGTCTCAGCACCTACCTG GTCTGGACCTGTTGCCTTGCCCATGGAGCCACCTTTCTGGCCCACAGCTCCCACCACCACTTCCTGTATGGGCTCCTTGAAGAGGATCAGAAAGGGGAGACCTCTGGCTAG
- the SLC11A1 gene encoding natural resistance-associated macrophage protein 1 isoform X3 — MTGDKGPQRLSRSSYGSISSPTSPGPQQVPPRETYLSEKIPIPDTKPVPRTLLWLTIELAIVGSDMQEVIGTAIAFNLLSAGRIPLWGGVLITIVDTFFFLFLDNYGLRKLEAFFGLLITIMALTFGYEYVVARPEQGALLRGLLLPSCPGCGHPELLQAVGIVGAIIMPHNIYLHSALVKSREIDRARRVDIREANMYFLIEATIALSVSFIINLFVMAVFGQAFYQQTNQAAFNICANSSLHDYAKIFPMNNATVAVDIYQGGVILGCLFGPAALYIWAIGLLAAGQSSTMTGTYAGQFVMEGFLRLRWSRFARVLLTRSCAILPTVLVAVFRDLSDLSGLNDLLNVLQSLLLPFAVLPILTFTSMPALMQDFANGPLSKVVTSCIMALVCAINLYFVVSYLPSLPHPAYFGLAALLAAAYLGLSTYLVWTCCLAHGATFLAHSSHHHFLYGLLEEDQKGETSG, encoded by the exons ATGACAG GTGACAAGGGTCCCCAAAGGCTGAGCAGGTCCAGCTATGGCTCCATCTCCAGCCCAACCAGCCCAGGGCCACAGCAAGTGCCTCCCAGGGAGACCTACCTGAGTGAGAAGATCCCCATCCCAGACACAAAACCG GTGCCCCGCACACTCCTCTGGCTGACCATCGAACTGGCCATTGTGGGCTCCGACATGCAGGAAGTCATCGGCACGGCCATTGCATTCAATCTGCTCTCAGCTGGACG AATCCCACTCTGGGGTGGCGTCCTCATCACCATCGTGGAcaccttcttcttcctcttcctcgaTAACTATG GGTTGCGGAAGCTGGAAGCTTTTTTTGGACTCCTTATAACCATTATGGCCTTGACCTTTGGCTACGAG TATGTGGTGGCGCGTCCTGAGCAGGGAGCGCTTCTTCGGGGCCTGCTCCTGCCCTCGTGCCCGGGCTGCGGCCACCCCGAGCTGCTGCAGGCGGTGGGCATTGTTGGCGCCATCATCATGCCCCACAACATCTACCTGCACTCGGCCCTGGTCAAG TCTCGAGAGATAGACCGAGCCCGCCGAGTGGACATCAGAGAAGCCAACATGTACTTCCTGATAGAGGCCACCATCGCCCTGTCTGTCTCCTTTATCATCAACCTCTTTGTCATGGCTGTCTTTGGGCAGGCCTTCTACCAGCAAACCAACCAGGCTGCG TTCAACATCTGTGCCAACAGCAGCCTCCACGACTACGCCAAGATCTTCCCCATGAACAACGCCACTGTGGCCGTGGACATCTACCAGGGG GGCGTGATTCTGGGCTGCCTGTTCGGCCCCGCGGCCCTCTACATCTGGGCCATAGGTCTCCTGGCGGCCGGGCAGAGCTCCACCATGACGGGCACCTACGCGGGACAGTTCGTgatggag ggatTCCTCAGGCTGCGGTGGTCACGCTTCGCCCGCGTCCTCCTCACCCGCTCCTGTGCCATCCTGCCCACCGTGCTTGTGGCTGTCTTCCGGGACCTGAGCGACTTGTCGGGCCTCAATGATCTGCTCAACGTGCTGCAGAGCCTGCTG CTTCCATTCGCTGTGCTGCCCATCCTCACGTTCACCAGCATGCCCGCCCTCATGCAGGATTTTGCCAATGGCCC GCTGAGCAAGGTCGTCACCTCCTGCATCATGGCACTAGTCTGTGCCATCAACCTCTACTTCGTGGTCAGCTACCTGCCCAGTCTGCCCCACCCTGCCTACTTCGGCCTTGCAGCCCTGCTGGCCGCAGCCTACCTGGGTCTCAGCACCTACCTG GTCTGGACCTGTTGCCTTGCCCATGGAGCCACCTTTCTGGCCCACAGCTCCCACCACCACTTCCTGTATGGGCTCCTTGAAGAGGATCAGAAAGGGGAGACCTCTGGCTAG